Proteins from one Thermobifida alba genomic window:
- the mscL gene encoding large conductance mechanosensitive channel protein MscL: MSGFKKFLFQGNLVQLAVAVVIGAVFSELVTAFTTAFITPLLGVFGGVPKFADLSFTLNNSEFQYGAFIDTLISFVLTAAILYFFIVLPMSKVMERFSRDEEATHRECPACCSEISRKATRCAFCTSEVVPEKTG; this comes from the coding sequence ATGAGCGGGTTCAAGAAGTTCCTCTTCCAGGGCAACCTGGTGCAGTTGGCGGTGGCGGTGGTCATCGGAGCGGTCTTCTCCGAACTGGTCACCGCGTTCACCACCGCCTTCATCACCCCGCTGCTGGGAGTCTTCGGCGGAGTGCCCAAATTCGCCGACCTGAGCTTCACCCTCAACAACAGCGAGTTCCAGTACGGCGCGTTCATCGACACCCTGATCTCGTTCGTGCTGACCGCCGCCATCCTCTACTTCTTCATCGTGCTGCCCATGAGCAAGGTCATGGAGCGCTTCTCCCGGGACGAGGAGGCCACCCACCGCGAGTGCCCGGCCTGCTGCAGCGAGATCAGCCGGAAGGCCACCCGGTGCGCGTTCTGCACCAGCGAGGTCGTACCCGAGAAGACGGGGTGA
- a CDS encoding methylated-DNA--[protein]-cysteine S-methyltransferase yields the protein MVTAVIPARERVHTVVDSPVGPLTLVAADGALVGLYLAEQRHRPAEESFGAPDPEPFDEVTAQLAEYFAGRRTEFDVPLAPAGTPFQRTVWQALLEIPYGQTVSYGRLAARLGRPSASRAVGLANGRNPIGIIVPCHRVVGSSGDLTGYGGGLERKKWLLTLERGGTGQLSLPGL from the coding sequence ATCGTGACCGCCGTGATCCCGGCGCGAGAACGCGTCCACACCGTCGTCGACAGCCCCGTCGGCCCGCTGACCCTGGTGGCGGCCGACGGCGCACTGGTCGGCCTGTACCTGGCCGAGCAGCGGCACCGTCCCGCCGAGGAGTCCTTCGGCGCCCCCGACCCGGAGCCGTTCGACGAGGTCACCGCCCAACTGGCGGAGTACTTCGCGGGGCGGCGGACCGAGTTCGACGTGCCGCTGGCGCCCGCGGGCACCCCGTTCCAGCGGACGGTGTGGCAGGCCCTCCTGGAGATCCCCTACGGCCAGACGGTCTCCTACGGCCGCCTCGCCGCCCGGCTCGGCAGGCCCTCGGCGTCCCGGGCGGTGGGGCTGGCCAACGGCCGCAACCCCATCGGCATCATCGTGCCCTGCCACCGGGTGGTGGGCTCCTCCGGCGACCTCACCGGGTACGGCGGCGGCCTGGAACGCAAGAAGTGGCTGCTCACCCTGGAGCGGGGCGGGACCGGACAACTGTCCCTGCCGGGCCTGTGA
- a CDS encoding type II toxin-antitoxin system PemK/MazF family toxin codes for MTNRYTDAGARPPHPHEGAIREVPTRRNATVLTYAPERDGLADAGEIVWTWVPFEEDPTLGKDRPLLVVGRKGDVLHALMLSSQEPDHWEEQDWLLLGSGPWDRAGRTSYIRLDRLFELEEHEIRREGAVVDRDTFWRVAEVLRERYGWT; via the coding sequence GTGACCAACCGCTACACCGACGCCGGGGCGCGGCCGCCCCACCCCCACGAGGGCGCGATCCGTGAGGTGCCCACCCGACGCAACGCCACGGTCCTGACCTACGCTCCCGAACGCGACGGCCTGGCCGACGCGGGCGAGATCGTGTGGACCTGGGTGCCCTTCGAGGAGGACCCGACCCTGGGCAAGGACCGCCCCCTGCTGGTGGTGGGCCGCAAGGGCGACGTGCTGCACGCGCTGATGCTCTCCAGCCAGGAACCCGACCACTGGGAGGAGCAGGACTGGCTGCTGCTCGGCTCGGGCCCCTGGGACCGCGCGGGACGGACCTCCTACATCCGGCTGGACCGCCTGTTCGAACTGGAGGAGCACGAGATCCGCCGCGAGGGCGCGGTCGTCGACCGCGACACCTTCTGGCGCGTGGCCGAGGTGCTGCGGGAGCGCTACGGCTGGACGTAG
- a CDS encoding alkyl sulfatase dimerization domain-containing protein — translation MPRRSGAAPPELVRVEGTPVWNLRAADGSALNCAVVEGPDGLVLLGTGASARQGRDIVRLLDARFGTPVSAVVLGEPTRSHCGGLAAVLDAQQGHETPVIAHESWGRHPEAPLREVIYLKVTLAALQHGPELWETDDPARLLRRSLAENLPPSPSPVPSTRVRDGDELELAGLRVGFLGTDLPLDVSLGVHLPRHRTVLVPTALHATPGNLMALEGAPPEYSAVWHSLLTRMSALDVDHLTGTRMEPLHGKRHIRTLLSTYEDFIVYLHDQTIRHLLTGRPREDLLHRLLLPEELAEGPFSQPFHGNFAGTALMYHTRYTGWFSGNAVDLAPTPRVERARRSVALMGGAERVLETAAQALDDDPQWAAELARTVVEALPDSESGRAVLARALRALGDRDPNPLRRNWYRCAALDVSGQLRLSDVRDTVQRMFPLPARVLLESLRFRVEPEKAGDRTVSIGVEMSDTGEHFGLLLRNSVLRVHDGVPAEWIAGMRLSTEALTRLVFGEVSLEELTARNEVELQGVSDSVEELWSVIGPRPELSFHRE, via the coding sequence GTGCCGCGGAGGAGCGGCGCGGCGCCCCCCGAACTCGTCCGGGTCGAGGGCACGCCCGTGTGGAACCTGCGGGCCGCGGACGGCTCTGCGCTCAACTGCGCGGTCGTCGAGGGCCCGGACGGGCTCGTCCTCCTGGGCACCGGGGCGAGCGCCCGGCAGGGACGGGACATCGTCCGACTGCTCGACGCCCGGTTCGGCACACCGGTCTCGGCCGTGGTGCTGGGGGAGCCGACCCGCTCCCACTGCGGGGGACTCGCGGCGGTCCTCGACGCGCAGCAGGGCCACGAGACGCCCGTCATCGCCCACGAGTCCTGGGGCCGCCACCCCGAGGCGCCGCTCCGCGAGGTCATCTACCTCAAGGTGACCCTGGCCGCGCTCCAGCACGGCCCCGAGCTGTGGGAGACCGACGACCCCGCCCGGCTGCTGCGCCGCAGCCTCGCCGAGAACCTGCCTCCTTCCCCCTCCCCCGTGCCCTCGACCCGGGTACGCGACGGCGACGAACTCGAACTGGCCGGGCTGCGCGTCGGCTTCCTCGGCACCGACCTGCCCCTCGACGTCTCGCTCGGCGTCCACCTGCCCCGGCACCGGACCGTGCTCGTCCCCACCGCCCTCCACGCCACCCCCGGCAACCTCATGGCTCTCGAGGGGGCGCCGCCCGAGTACTCGGCGGTCTGGCACTCCCTGCTCACCCGCATGTCCGCACTGGACGTCGACCACCTGACGGGCACCCGCATGGAGCCGCTGCACGGCAAACGGCACATCCGCACCCTGCTCTCCACCTACGAGGACTTCATTGTCTACCTCCACGACCAGACGATCCGGCACCTCCTGACCGGGCGGCCCAGGGAGGACCTCCTCCACCGGCTCCTCCTCCCCGAGGAGCTGGCCGAGGGTCCGTTCTCCCAGCCGTTCCACGGCAATTTCGCCGGGACCGCGCTGATGTACCACACCAGGTACACGGGGTGGTTCTCGGGCAACGCGGTCGACCTGGCGCCCACCCCGCGCGTCGAACGCGCCCGGCGCAGCGTGGCACTGATGGGCGGCGCCGAACGGGTGCTGGAGACCGCGGCGCAGGCCCTGGACGACGACCCGCAGTGGGCGGCGGAACTGGCCCGGACGGTGGTGGAGGCCCTCCCCGACAGCGAATCCGGCCGCGCCGTGCTGGCCCGTGCCCTGCGCGCGCTGGGCGACCGCGACCCCAACCCGCTGCGCCGCAACTGGTACCGCTGCGCGGCCCTGGACGTCTCCGGACAGTTGCGGCTCTCCGACGTCCGCGACACCGTCCAGCGGATGTTCCCGCTGCCGGCGCGCGTGCTGCTGGAGAGCCTGCGGTTCCGGGTCGAGCCGGAGAAGGCCGGGGACCGGACGGTGAGCATCGGTGTGGAGATGAGCGACACCGGCGAGCACTTCGGTCTGCTGCTGCGCAACAGCGTGCTCCGGGTCCACGACGGGGTGCCCGCCGAGTGGATCGCCGGGATGCGGCTGTCCACGGAGGCGCTGACGCGACTGGTGTTCGGCGAGGTCTCACTGGAGGAGCTGACCGCCCGGAACGAGGTCGAACTCCAGGGGGTCTCCGACTCGGTCGAGGAGCTGTGGTCGGTCATCGGCCCGCGTCCGGAACTGTCGTTCCACCGGGAGTGA
- a CDS encoding MFS transporter → MPESQPVGPFRPHGERPISRRLRRARIALYVYFFITGSVISIWASRIPAVKRQTGVDEAELSIALFALALGGVLTIRLMGGLLDRFDGRTVVPATALATSAALVAPGYATDQEQLVLSLLLLGSSHALLNVSANLQAARLQREWGRPIMVSFHAVCSIGGGLGAIAGTLCVRAGLEVTTTLIGAASLLAFLSLAVRKWLTDHPLPPVQSTRTPVRLRRLSLPRGRIVLLGVLALCCMLAEGAANDWSALYTRETVGGSETVAAATYAAYATMMAAGRLVGDRLVALAGPVTVVRTGGLLASAGLFLALAVPLQIPVVLGFALVGVGLSGIVPQLFNAAANDNPARSGRDLSTVAAIGYFGPLLGPPAIGFLADHSGLSVALLLPAFLVLLIPLGAGTLRSPAGERPGSVRRSAAPRRRLGGGMRLWVPPLRSPSETVNGHRDGQPEETLPNNNHDSGNEHR, encoded by the coding sequence ATGCCGGAGAGTCAGCCCGTCGGCCCCTTCCGCCCCCACGGGGAACGCCCGATTTCACGTCGGCTACGACGTGCCAGGATCGCGCTGTACGTGTACTTCTTCATCACCGGATCGGTCATCTCGATCTGGGCCTCACGGATTCCCGCGGTGAAACGCCAGACCGGGGTCGACGAGGCGGAACTGAGCATCGCCCTGTTCGCCCTCGCGCTGGGCGGGGTGCTGACCATCCGACTGATGGGCGGTCTGCTGGACCGGTTCGACGGTCGGACCGTGGTACCGGCCACCGCCCTGGCCACCAGCGCCGCGCTCGTCGCCCCCGGGTACGCCACCGACCAGGAGCAGCTGGTGCTGTCCCTGCTCCTGCTGGGGTCGAGCCACGCCCTGCTCAACGTGTCCGCCAACCTCCAGGCGGCCCGGCTGCAACGCGAGTGGGGACGTCCGATCATGGTCTCTTTCCACGCCGTGTGCTCGATCGGCGGGGGCCTGGGCGCCATCGCGGGCACGCTCTGCGTGCGGGCCGGACTGGAGGTCACGACCACCCTCATCGGAGCGGCGTCGCTGCTGGCGTTCCTCTCGCTGGCCGTGCGCAAGTGGCTGACCGACCATCCGCTGCCCCCCGTCCAGAGCACGCGCACCCCGGTACGGCTCCGCCGCCTCTCCCTGCCCCGCGGCAGGATCGTGCTGCTGGGCGTCCTCGCGCTGTGCTGCATGCTCGCCGAAGGCGCGGCCAACGACTGGAGCGCCCTGTACACCCGGGAGACCGTGGGCGGCTCCGAGACCGTCGCGGCGGCGACCTATGCGGCCTACGCCACGATGATGGCCGCCGGACGACTCGTCGGAGACCGCCTGGTCGCCCTGGCCGGCCCGGTCACCGTGGTGAGAACCGGCGGCCTGCTCGCCTCGGCCGGCCTGTTCCTCGCCCTCGCCGTGCCCCTCCAGATCCCGGTGGTCCTCGGTTTCGCCCTGGTCGGCGTGGGCCTGTCCGGTATCGTGCCGCAGCTGTTCAACGCCGCGGCCAACGACAACCCGGCCCGGTCGGGCCGGGACCTGTCCACGGTCGCGGCGATCGGCTACTTCGGACCGCTGCTCGGCCCTCCCGCGATCGGTTTCCTCGCCGACCACTCCGGACTCTCCGTCGCCCTCCTGCTGCCCGCGTTCCTGGTGCTGCTCATCCCCCTGGGGGCGGGGACACTGCGCTCCCCCGCCGGGGAACGCCCGGGCTCCGTACGGCGGTCCGCCGCCCCCAGAAGACGCCTCGGCGGCGGCATGCGCCTGTGGGTGCCGCCGCTGCGCTCCCCGTCCGAGACGGTCAACGGCCACCGCGACGGGCAGCCCGAGGAGACCCTGCCCAACAACAACCACGACTCCGGCAACGAGCACCGCTGA
- a CDS encoding D-alanyl-D-alanine carboxypeptidase family protein, with protein MPFVLDAGRNRCRATRNGTPSVSNGRSRSRTVVTVVLTLILTMLVNIAAPPPSAHADNELDSLREEAEQAKEELEQATEEYLEREEALEEAQDELVKTLHELQQIEGQIADMRVPLVELAITLYKQPDVGVLGFLASDSIEDDLRAESHVMKLSHDQEQMLDEADALRDEQIELTSRAQELQSQTQLERVELEDDLEELRKKSEESTEALTQKLEDLGLSVDAYLAGVECDPSAAQKAAGAANGLLPSDALCALHVEGHYLRADAAVDFLKMNQAYAQEFGTDMCVTSSYRDLQNQHRVYAQQPPGYAAVPGTSNHGLGMAIDLCGGVQNQGSPQFNWLEAHSREYNWFHPAWAYSNPFEPWHWEYDPS; from the coding sequence GTGCCGTTCGTTCTCGATGCCGGGCGGAATCGTTGCCGCGCGACGAGGAACGGGACACCGTCCGTCTCGAACGGCCGATCCCGGTCGCGGACTGTGGTGACAGTGGTGCTCACCCTCATCCTCACGATGCTGGTGAACATCGCGGCGCCACCGCCGTCCGCCCACGCCGACAACGAACTGGACTCCCTCAGGGAAGAGGCCGAACAGGCCAAAGAGGAACTGGAGCAGGCCACCGAGGAGTACCTCGAACGGGAGGAGGCGCTGGAGGAGGCCCAGGACGAACTGGTCAAGACGCTGCACGAACTGCAGCAGATCGAAGGCCAGATCGCCGACATGCGCGTCCCCCTCGTCGAACTCGCCATCACCCTGTACAAGCAGCCCGACGTCGGAGTCCTGGGCTTCCTGGCGTCCGACTCGATCGAGGACGACCTGCGGGCCGAATCGCACGTCATGAAGCTCTCCCACGACCAGGAGCAGATGCTGGACGAGGCCGACGCGCTGCGCGACGAGCAGATCGAGCTGACGAGCCGGGCCCAGGAACTGCAGTCGCAGACCCAGCTGGAGCGGGTCGAACTCGAAGACGACCTGGAGGAGCTGCGCAAGAAGTCCGAGGAGAGCACCGAGGCGCTCACCCAGAAACTGGAGGACCTGGGGCTGTCCGTCGACGCCTACCTGGCGGGAGTGGAGTGCGACCCCAGCGCGGCCCAGAAGGCGGCCGGAGCCGCCAACGGGCTGCTGCCCAGCGACGCCCTGTGCGCCCTGCACGTCGAAGGCCACTACCTGCGCGCCGACGCCGCCGTGGACTTCCTGAAGATGAACCAGGCCTACGCCCAGGAGTTCGGCACGGACATGTGCGTCACCAGCTCCTACCGCGACCTGCAGAACCAGCACCGCGTCTACGCCCAGCAGCCGCCCGGCTACGCGGCCGTGCCCGGCACCAGCAACCACGGCCTCGGCATGGCGATCGACCTGTGCGGCGGGGTGCAGAACCAGGGATCGCCGCAGTTCAACTGGCTGGAGGCACACTCCCGCGAGTACAACTGGTTCCATCCGGCCTGGGCCTACTCCAACCCGTTCGAGCCCTGGCACTGGGAGTACGACCCGTCCTAG